In Deinococcus reticulitermitis, a single window of DNA contains:
- a CDS encoding organic hydroperoxide resistance protein yields MTSPNLYTAEAVATGGRAGHTRSSDGRLDLGLSVPASIGGDDGPGTNPEQLFAAGYAACFQGALGVIARRQKLELPQESTITARVGLQKSGLSFALDVELEGHFPGVGREQAEALMQAAHEVCPYSVATRGNVDVRLSVRE; encoded by the coding sequence ATGACCTCTCCCAACCTCTACACCGCCGAAGCCGTCGCCACCGGGGGACGTGCGGGCCACACGCGCAGCTCGGACGGGCGCCTTGATCTGGGACTTAGTGTGCCCGCCAGCATCGGCGGCGACGACGGTCCCGGGACCAACCCCGAGCAGCTGTTCGCCGCCGGGTACGCGGCGTGCTTTCAGGGCGCGCTGGGCGTGATCGCGCGCCGGCAGAAGCTGGAGTTGCCGCAGGAGAGCACGATCACCGCCCGCGTCGGGCTGCAAAAGAGCGGGCTCTCGTTCGCGCTCGACGTGGAACTTGAAGGCCACTTCCCCGGGGTGGGCCGCGAGCAGGCCGAGGCGCTGATGCAGGCCGCCCATGAGGTCTGCCCCTACTCGGTGGCGACGCGCGGCAACGTGGACGTGCGGCTCAGCGTGCGCGAATAG
- a CDS encoding citrate/2-methylcitrate synthase has product MSNIAKGLEGVLFTESKLTFINGAEGILTHLGIPIQEWAEKSTFEELSLALLDAELPTAEELAKFDAELRANRSIPAELVELIENMPRRAHPMQALRTAVSYLGLLDPQSEEVSQEARRAISIRMIAQFSTIIAAIKRAQEGQPIVAPRQDLTHAGNFLYMLNGKEPTAEQARLFDIALILHADHGMNASTFTAIATSSTISDMYSCITSAIGALKGPLHGGANEQVMVMLDEVGSPDKAAEYITDKLDKKEKIMGVGHRVYKYFDPRSRVLRDYAEVVANKEGRSNYYQILETIEKTVVDRIGSKGIYPNVDFYSGTVYSDLGISKEYFTPIFALARISGWCASVIEYSRDNRLLRPDAVYTGLSDQHYTELQDRQ; this is encoded by the coding sequence ATGTCCAACATTGCCAAGGGGCTGGAAGGCGTGCTCTTCACCGAGAGCAAACTCACATTCATCAACGGTGCCGAAGGCATTCTGACCCACCTCGGGATTCCGATTCAGGAGTGGGCCGAAAAGAGCACCTTTGAAGAACTCAGCCTTGCGCTGCTCGACGCCGAGCTGCCGACCGCCGAGGAACTCGCCAAATTCGATGCCGAGCTGCGCGCCAACCGCTCGATTCCGGCCGAACTCGTCGAACTGATCGAGAACATGCCGCGCCGCGCTCATCCGATGCAGGCGCTGCGGACCGCCGTGAGCTACCTCGGATTGCTCGACCCGCAGTCGGAAGAGGTCAGCCAGGAAGCCCGCCGGGCCATCTCGATCCGCATGATCGCGCAGTTCTCGACCATCATCGCGGCGATCAAGCGCGCGCAGGAAGGCCAGCCCATCGTGGCCCCGCGCCAGGACCTGACGCACGCGGGCAACTTCCTCTACATGCTCAACGGCAAGGAGCCCACCGCCGAACAGGCGCGGCTCTTTGACATCGCGCTGATCCTGCACGCCGACCACGGCATGAACGCGAGCACCTTCACCGCCATCGCCACGAGCTCGACGATCAGCGACATGTACTCGTGCATCACCTCGGCCATCGGCGCCCTCAAGGGACCGCTGCACGGCGGCGCCAACGAGCAGGTCATGGTGATGCTCGACGAGGTCGGCAGCCCCGACAAGGCCGCCGAATACATCACCGACAAGCTTGACAAGAAAGAAAAGATCATGGGCGTCGGCCACCGCGTCTACAAGTACTTCGACCCGCGCTCGCGCGTGCTGCGCGACTACGCCGAGGTGGTTGCCAACAAGGAAGGCCGCAGCAACTATTACCAGATCCTCGAAACCATCGAGAAGACAGTGGTCGACCGCATCGGCTCCAAGGGCATCTACCCCAACGTGGACTTCTACTCGGGCACGGTGTACTCGGACCTCGGCATCAGCAAGGAGTATTTCACCCCGATTTTCGCGCTCGCCCGCATCAGCGGCTGGTGCGCCTCGGTGATTGAGTACAGCCGCGACAACCGCCTGCTGCGCCCCGACGCCGTCTACACCGGCCTGAGCGACCAGCACTACACCGAGCTCCAAGACCGCCAGTAA
- a CDS encoding DUF72 domain-containing protein, translated as MRVYIGCGGYTNEDWAAPGLIYEGVRKDDYLATYSAHFDAAELNSSFYAIPGLKAFEGMARKSGGRVRFAVKVNRVFTHDRAPESADFDRMLQSPEPLREAGVMGPYLAQFPYSFHRTADNRRYLALLTERFAGHELAVELRHASWDRPEVREAMAELGVIWVSPDYPPVGGMPEPQVHVTGDVAYLRLHGRNRETWWEGGSAAERHDYLYTRAEMDEWAEKIALVAGDLSELYVFFQNTTRGHALKNVPMLREALSARGVPVHAPDPQESGRLL; from the coding sequence ATGCGTGTCTATATCGGCTGCGGCGGCTACACCAATGAGGACTGGGCCGCTCCGGGTCTGATCTACGAGGGCGTACGCAAAGACGACTACCTCGCCACCTACTCGGCGCACTTCGACGCGGCCGAGCTCAATTCGTCGTTCTACGCGATTCCTGGCCTCAAGGCGTTTGAGGGGATGGCGCGCAAATCGGGCGGGCGGGTGCGCTTCGCGGTCAAGGTCAACCGGGTCTTTACCCACGACCGCGCTCCCGAGAGTGCCGACTTCGACCGGATGCTCCAGAGCCCCGAGCCGCTGCGGGAAGCCGGCGTGATGGGGCCCTACCTCGCGCAGTTTCCGTATTCCTTCCACCGCACGGCGGACAACCGCAGGTACCTCGCGCTGCTCACCGAGCGCTTTGCCGGGCACGAGCTCGCGGTCGAGCTGCGGCACGCGAGCTGGGACAGGCCGGAGGTCCGAGAGGCGATGGCTGAGCTCGGCGTGATCTGGGTGAGCCCCGACTACCCGCCGGTCGGGGGCATGCCCGAGCCGCAGGTGCACGTGACGGGCGACGTGGCCTACCTGCGACTGCACGGGCGCAACCGCGAAACCTGGTGGGAGGGCGGCAGCGCGGCCGAGCGCCACGACTACCTCTACACCCGCGCTGAGATGGACGAGTGGGCCGAGAAGATCGCGCTGGTTGCCGGTGACCTGAGCGAGCTCTACGTGTTTTTCCAGAACACGACCAGAGGCCACGCCCTGAAGAATGTCCCCATGCTGCGCGAAGCCCTCAGCGCGCGCGGGGTGCCGGTCCACGCCCCCGACCCGCAGGAGTCTGGGCGGCTGCTCTGA
- a CDS encoding response regulator → MRYPILLVDDNPHDAELTLAALDPKAGEEVKVVASGQEALDYLRRAEQAPLPELPDLILLDLNMPQMDGLAVLDAIRADEGTRDIPVVMLTTSGEERDIRESYARGASGYVVKPLELGQFFEAMAGIRHFWMKLNRRPQLG, encoded by the coding sequence ATGCGGTATCCGATCCTGCTGGTCGACGACAACCCCCACGACGCCGAGTTGACGTTGGCCGCCCTCGATCCCAAGGCGGGCGAGGAGGTCAAGGTCGTGGCGAGCGGCCAAGAAGCCCTCGACTACCTGCGCCGCGCCGAGCAGGCCCCCCTGCCCGAGCTGCCGGACCTGATCTTGCTCGACCTGAACATGCCGCAAATGGACGGCCTCGCTGTGCTCGACGCCATACGCGCCGACGAGGGCACGCGCGACATTCCGGTGGTGATGCTGACCACCAGCGGCGAGGAGCGCGACATCCGCGAGTCTTATGCCCGCGGCGCGAGCGGCTACGTCGTCAAGCCGCTGGAACTCGGGCAGTTTTTCGAGGCGATGGCCGGCATCCGGCACTTCTGGATGAAGCTCAACCGCCGCCCGCAACTCGGCTGA
- the hisF gene encoding imidazole glycerol phosphate synthase subunit HisF — MLAKRIIPCLDVQRGRVVKNVRFFEDHRDAGDPLVLAQLYETQQADELVFYDITATHEGRSLMLDVAARVAEQVMMPLTVGGGIHQLSDFRQLLLAGADKISVNSGAVKRPELIREASDHHGAQCVMLSIDAKRRPGEKSWTVHVGGGRVDTGLDLLEWARRGQELGAGEICLNIMDADGTRAGFDLEATRAVCREVDLPVIASGGAGRLEDFSAVLTAGEADAALAASVFHFGELTVPQVKAFLAGQGVPVRPAWHRGVSSEL; from the coding sequence GTGCTCGCCAAACGCATCATTCCCTGCCTGGACGTGCAACGTGGCCGCGTGGTCAAGAACGTGCGCTTCTTTGAAGACCACCGCGACGCCGGCGATCCGCTGGTCCTCGCGCAACTCTACGAGACGCAGCAGGCCGACGAACTCGTGTTCTACGACATCACCGCCACCCATGAGGGCCGCTCGCTGATGCTCGACGTGGCCGCGCGCGTCGCCGAGCAGGTGATGATGCCGCTGACGGTCGGCGGAGGAATTCATCAGCTTTCCGACTTCCGGCAACTGCTGCTGGCCGGGGCCGACAAGATCAGCGTGAACAGCGGGGCGGTGAAGCGCCCGGAGCTGATCCGCGAGGCGTCGGACCACCACGGCGCGCAGTGCGTGATGCTCTCTATCGACGCCAAGCGCCGGCCCGGGGAGAAAAGCTGGACGGTCCACGTCGGCGGCGGGCGGGTGGACACCGGCCTCGACCTGCTGGAGTGGGCGCGGCGCGGCCAGGAACTCGGCGCGGGCGAGATCTGCCTGAACATCATGGACGCTGACGGTACCCGCGCCGGCTTCGACCTGGAGGCCACCCGCGCCGTGTGCCGCGAGGTGGACCTGCCGGTGATCGCCTCCGGGGGCGCGGGCCGGCTGGAGGATTTCAGCGCGGTGCTCACCGCCGGCGAAGCCGACGCCGCCCTCGCCGCGAGCGTCTTTCACTTTGGCGAGCTGACCGTGCCGCAGGTCAAGGCGTTCCTGGCCGGGCAGGGCGTGCCGGTGCGGCCCGCGTGGCACAGAGGCGTGAGCTCTGAGCTCTGA